Proteins from one Aquila chrysaetos chrysaetos chromosome 5, bAquChr1.4, whole genome shotgun sequence genomic window:
- the CLN6 gene encoding ceroid-lipofuscinosis neuronal protein 6 isoform X1, which yields MRPPRGQPPPGPGQPLRAGGEAGQPQRPPPPHPSRESPPPAPGPRPIPAAAAQLSRPGTRTRGPAAGPALRGEAGPVRAARHGPGPGPGPGPAPLRRPQRAAPRARGAPLRVAGRALPGARRARASVAAPPPPTPEGKPEAPRPFPFPPPTPPATGGSARTFRPAGGSRPRGGGDEAASPLPGTPVLPARPPPGPHGPPSGRRLHGLPWPALLGWPGTGPGPPGLEGTGSFHRLSHDPTPTSLLCPVSAHAGASSLVSGTPLPASLHAYQLNRELNGTHLLGRLSFPLYRSSPRDLREVPHAVTSYLRPIKAVFRAGRAVHYVWEQQPGCTASIAKRSPGEARGKRVRPRSALQCSVKEDQLLTATYACKVQRDKQGSWHGAVKNEDTFKTSPFHFDLWFYFTLQNWVLDFGRPIAMIILPLEWFPLNKPSAGDYFHMAYNVITPFLLLKLIERSPKTLPRSMVYVSIIMFVMGASIHLVGDSVNHRLIFSGYQHHLSVRENPIIKNLKPETLIDSFELLYYYDEYLGHSMWYIPFFLILFIYFTGCFTPVEEESRMPVAALLLMGPSSLYYWYLVTEGQIFILYIFTFFAMMALVMHQKRKGLVLDSNGLFLFYSFIITLVLIAVWVVWLWNDKILRKKYPGVIYIPEPWAFYTLHMNNLHAAKESL from the exons ATGCGGCCCCCTCGGGGCCAGCCGCCCCCCGGGCCCGGCCAGCCCCTGCGGGCCGGCGGCGAggcggggcagccccagcgccCACCGCCGCCTCACCCGTCCCGCGagtccccgccgcccgccccgggcccgCGGCCcatccccgccgccgccgctcagCTGTCCCGACCGGGGACGCGAAcccgcggcccggccgccggccccgccctACGGGGGGAGGCGGGACCCGTTAGAGCGGCAAGGCAcggaccgggaccgggaccgggaccgggaccggcgCCGCTCCGCCGGCCGCAGAGGGCCGCGCCGCGCGCGCGCGGGGCACCGCTACGGGTCGCCGGAAGGGCCCTGCCGGGCGCGCGGCGGGCACGGGCGTCCGTCGCCGCTCCGCCCCCGCCGACTCCGGAAGGGAAACCGGAAGCGCCGCGCCCTTTCCCGTTTCCCCCTCCAACCCCCCCGGCAACCGGCGGCAGCGCACGGACGTTCCGGCCCGCGGGCGGCTCACGACCCCGGGGTGGCGGGGACGAGGCAGCCTCCCCTCTCCCGGGCACCCCggtgctgcccgcccgcccgcccccggggccTCATGGCCCGCCGTCCGGCCGGAGGCTGCACGGCCTCCCCTGGCCTGCCCTCCTCGGCTGGCCCGGCACTGGCCCGGGCCCTCCCGGcttgg aagggacCGGCAGCTTTCACCGCCTCAGCCATGACCCCACCCCGACAAGCCTGTTGTGCCCAGTCTCAGCACACGCAGGAGCTTCGTCCTTGGTTTCAGGGACGCCATTACCAGCCTCGCTGCATGCGTATCAGCTTAACCGAGAGCTAAATGGAACCCACCTGCTTGGCcgcctctcctttcctctgtaCAGATCATCTCCCAGAGACCTTCGGGAGGTGCCCCACGCTGTGACCAGTTACCTGAGACCAATAAAGGCCGTG TTTCGTGCAGGCCGGGCCGTGCATTATGTATGGGAGCAGCAGCCCGGCTGCACGGCCAGCATTGCCAAAAGGAGCCCTGGAGAGGCGAGAGGGAAGCGAGTCAGACCGCGGTCAGCTCTGCAGTGTTCAGTCAAGGAGGATCAGCTTTTAACAGCCACGTACGCATGTAAGGTACAGCGTGACAAGCAGGGTTCATG GCATGGAGCGGTCAAGAACGAGGACACCTTCAAGACCTCCCCGTTTCATTTTGATCTGTGGTTCTACTTCACTCTGCAGAACTGGGTGCTGGACTTTGGGCGTCCCATTGCGATG ATAATCCTACCTTTGGAGTGGTTTCCTCTAAATAAACCAAGTGCTGGAGATTATTTCCACATGGCTTACAATGTTATCACGCCATTTCTTCTGCTAAAG CTCATCGAGAGATCCCCCAAAACCTTACCGAGATCAATGGTCTATGTCAGCATCATCATGTTTGTCATGGGAGCCAGCATCCACCTAGTCGGAGACTCTGTAAACCATCGCCTGATTTTCAGTGGCTACCAGCACCATCTGTCTGTAAGAGAGAATCCCATCATCAAGAACCTGAAGCCAGAGACACTG ATTGATTCCTTTGAGCTGCTGTACTACTACGATGAATATTTAGGTCATTCGATGTG GTATATCCCTTTTTTCCTGATACTGTTTATATATTTCACCGGCTGCTTCACCCCTGTTGAAGAGGAGAGCAGGATGCCAGTGGCTGCCTTGCTTCTGATGGGGCCCAGCAGCCTTTATTACTG GTATCTCGTGACAGAGGGTCAGATTTTCATCCTCtacattttcactttctttgccATGATGGCTTTAGTGATGCACCAGAAACGCAAAGGACTTGTCCTGGACAGCAATGGGCTTTTTCTGTTCTACTCCTTCATCATAACACTGGTCCTCATTGCTGTTTGGGTGGTTTGGCTGTGGAATGACAAAATTCTCAGGAAGAAGTACCCTGGCGTGATCTATATCCCCGAGCC
- the CLN6 gene encoding ceroid-lipofuscinosis neuronal protein 6 isoform X2, whose product MQGAARRRPFPAAAPGSPQPAGPLYPGRHGAVKNEDTFKTSPFHFDLWFYFTLQNWVLDFGRPIAMIILPLEWFPLNKPSAGDYFHMAYNVITPFLLLKLIERSPKTLPRSMVYVSIIMFVMGASIHLVGDSVNHRLIFSGYQHHLSVRENPIIKNLKPETLIDSFELLYYYDEYLGHSMWYIPFFLILFIYFTGCFTPVEEESRMPVAALLLMGPSSLYYWYLVTEGQIFILYIFTFFAMMALVMHQKRKGLVLDSNGLFLFYSFIITLVLIAVWVVWLWNDKILRKKYPGVIYIPEPWAFYTLHMNNLHAAKESL is encoded by the exons ATGcagggcgcggcgcggcggcggccgttcccggcggcggccccgggctccccccagcccgccgGGCCGCTCTACCCGGGCAG GCATGGAGCGGTCAAGAACGAGGACACCTTCAAGACCTCCCCGTTTCATTTTGATCTGTGGTTCTACTTCACTCTGCAGAACTGGGTGCTGGACTTTGGGCGTCCCATTGCGATG ATAATCCTACCTTTGGAGTGGTTTCCTCTAAATAAACCAAGTGCTGGAGATTATTTCCACATGGCTTACAATGTTATCACGCCATTTCTTCTGCTAAAG CTCATCGAGAGATCCCCCAAAACCTTACCGAGATCAATGGTCTATGTCAGCATCATCATGTTTGTCATGGGAGCCAGCATCCACCTAGTCGGAGACTCTGTAAACCATCGCCTGATTTTCAGTGGCTACCAGCACCATCTGTCTGTAAGAGAGAATCCCATCATCAAGAACCTGAAGCCAGAGACACTG ATTGATTCCTTTGAGCTGCTGTACTACTACGATGAATATTTAGGTCATTCGATGTG GTATATCCCTTTTTTCCTGATACTGTTTATATATTTCACCGGCTGCTTCACCCCTGTTGAAGAGGAGAGCAGGATGCCAGTGGCTGCCTTGCTTCTGATGGGGCCCAGCAGCCTTTATTACTG GTATCTCGTGACAGAGGGTCAGATTTTCATCCTCtacattttcactttctttgccATGATGGCTTTAGTGATGCACCAGAAACGCAAAGGACTTGTCCTGGACAGCAATGGGCTTTTTCTGTTCTACTCCTTCATCATAACACTGGTCCTCATTGCTGTTTGGGTGGTTTGGCTGTGGAATGACAAAATTCTCAGGAAGAAGTACCCTGGCGTGATCTATATCCCCGAGCC
- the FEM1B gene encoding protein fem-1 homolog B yields the protein MEGLAGYVYKAASEGRVLTLAALLLNRSESDIKYLLGYVSQHGGQRSTPLIIAARNGHTKVVRLLLEHYRVQTQQTGTVRFDGFVIDGATALWCAAGAGHFEVVKLLVSHGANVNHTTVTNSTPLRAACFDGRLDIVKYLVENNANISIANKYDNTCLMIAAYKGHTDVVRYLLEQHADPNAKAHCGATALHFAAEAGHLEIVRELVKWKAAMMVNGHGMTPLKVAAESCKADVVELLLAHADCDRRSRIEALELLGASFANDRENYDIMKTYHYLYLAMLERYRDSENIIEKEVLPQIEAYGNRTECRTPQELESIRQDRDALHMEGLIVRERILGSDNIDVSHPIIYRGAVYADNMEFEQCIKLWLHALHLRQKGNRNTHKDLLRFAQVFSQMIHLNEPVKAKDIESVLRCSVLEIEQGMSRIKTTQDSDIHTAMDNYECNIFTFLYLVCISTKTQCSEEDQSRINKQIYNLIHLDPRTRDGSSLLHHAVNSSTPVDDFHTNDVCSFPNALVTKLLLDCGADVNAVDNEGNSPLHIIVQYHRPISDFLTLHSIIISLVEAGAHTDMTNKQKKTPLDKSTTGVSEILLKTQMKLSLKCLAARAVRIYNISYQNQIPRTLEEFVKFH from the exons aTGGAGGGCCTGGCCGGGTACGTGTACAAGGCGGCGAGCGAGGGGCGAGTGCTGACCCTGGCCGCGCTGCTCCTCAACCGCTCCGAGAGTGACATCAAGTACCTGCTGGGCTACGTCAGCCAGCACGGCGGGCAGCGCTCCACCCCGCTCATCATCGCCGCCCGAAACGGCCACACCAAGGTGGTCCGCCTGCTTCTCGAGCACTACCGCGTGCAGACCCAGCAGACCGGCACGGTCCGCTTCGACGG CTTTGTCATTGATGGAGCCACAGCTCTCTGGTGTGCAGCAGGAGCCGGCCACTTTGAAGTAGTTAAATTGCTGGTGAGTCACGGCGCCAATGTGAATCACACTACGGTGACCAATTCAACTCCCCTGAGGGCCGCGTGTTTCGATGGTAGACTGGACATTGTGAAATACCTGGTAGAAAACAATGCCAACATCAGCATTGCCAACAAGTACGACAACACTTGCCTTATGATCGCGGCTTACAAAGGCCACACGGACGTGGTGAGGTACCTCCTCGAGCAGCATGCTGATCCCAACGCCAAAGCCCACTGCGGTGCCACGGCGTTGCACTTCGCGGCCGAAGCCGGCCACTTGGAAATAGTGAGGGAGCTGGTCAAGTGGAAGGCGGCGATGATGGTGAATGGCCATGGGATGACTCCGCTGAAAGTCGCTGCTGAGAGCTGCAAGGCTGATGTTGtagagctgctgcttgctcaCGCCGACTGTGATAGGAGAAGCCGGATTGAAGCTCTGGAACTTCTGGGTGCCTCATTTGCAAATGACAGAGAAAACTATGATATAATGAAGACTTACCACTATTTATATTTAGCAATGCTGGAGAGGTACCGAGACAGTGAGAATATAATTGAAAAAGAAGTTCTTCCACAAATTGAAGCTTATGGAAACAGGACTGAATGCAGGACTCCTCAGGAATTAGAGTCTATTAGGCAGGACAGAGATGCCCTTCACATGGAGGGCCTCATTGTGCGGGAAAGAATTCTGGGCTCGGACAATATCGATGTTTCTCACCCCATTATTTACCGTGGGGCTGTTTATGCAGATAACATGGAGTTTGAACAGTGTATCAAGCTATGGCTTCATGCGTTGCATCTAAGGCAAAAAGGCAACAGGAACACTCATAAGGACCTCCTGAGGTTTGCTCAAGTCTTTTCTCAGATGATACACTTAAACGAGCCTGTTAAAGCCAAGGACATTGAGAGTGTTCTGAGGTGCAGCGTCTTGGAAATAGAACAAGGCATGTCCCGGATCAAAACCACCCAAGACTCTGACATCCACACAGCCATGGACAACTACGAGTGCAACATTTTTACCTTTCTCTACTTAGTCTGCATCTCTACCAAGACCCAGTGCAGCGAAGAGGATCAGTCGCGAATCAACAAACAGATTTATAACCTGATTCACCTCGATCCCAGAACTCGGGATGGCTCTAGTTTGCTGCATCATGCTGTCAATTCCAGTACGCCAGTTGACGACTTCCACACGAATGATGTCTGCAGCTTTCCTAACGCACTTGTCACAAAACTCTTGCTAGATTGTGGTGCTGACGTGAACGCTGTGGACAACGAAGGGAATAGTCCACTCCACATCATTGTCCAATATCACAGGCCCATCAGTGACTTCTTGACATTGCATTCCATCATCATTAGCCTGGTGGAGGCTGGTGCTCATACAGACATGACgaacaagcagaagaaaacccctCTTGATAAAAGTACAACAGGGGTGTCTGAAATACTCCTTAAAACTCAAATGAAGCTGAGTCTCAAGTGCCTGGCTGCCCGAGCAGTACGGATCTATAACATCAGCTACCAAAACCAGATCCCCAGAACTCTGGAAGAATTTGTGAAGTTTCACTAG